The nucleotide sequence GCCAGGATCGCTCCCGCCAGGCCTCCCAGGATGTAGCCCACGAAGGTGGCCGTGGTGAAGACAGGGCCCGGGGTGAACTGGCCCACCGCGATTGCGTCCAGAAGCTGGCGATCGGTCAGCCAGCCCAACCGTTCTACCAGGTCCCGGCGCAGGAAGGCGAGCAGGACGTAGCCGCTCCCGTAGAGGACGGCGCCCACTTTCAGGAAGACCCCGAGCAGCCCCGGTAGGGTAAGAGGAGCCGCAGTTGCCGCCACTCCACCCCCGCCCGCTGCCGCCTGGGCGCTGCTTAACCCCAGTCCTGCCGCGACGGGAGACCCCCCGATAGAACGGAGGGCGACGGGACGCCCGCGGGGAGGCCGCTCCCAGAGCCTCTTGGCCAGGGCATAGGCAACCCCGCCGCCGAAGAGCAGCACCAGCTCATGGACGCCCAGCAAGTACAGCGCCAGCACCAGCGCAGCCCACCCAGCGGCCAGCGGAGTGTCCAACGCCGTCCGGCCAAGCCCGAGCAGCGCCTGGAGCACGATAGCGATGATGACGGGTTTGATACCGTACAGCACCCAGTCAGCTTGAGGCGTGGAGCCGTAGGCGACATAGGCGGCCGCCAGGGCGCCCACCATGAGGGCGGCAGGCAGGATGAAGCTCAGGCCAGCCACCACCAGCCCCGGCCAGCCCGCGCGCAGGTAGCCCAGATGGATGGCCATCTCCGTGGAGTTGGGACCGGGGATGAGGTTGGTGAGGCCGATGAGGTCGACGAAGCGCTGCTCCGGGAGCCATTTGCGCCGCTGCACCACTTCTTCGCGCATCATGGCGATGTGGGCGGCCGGGCCACCGAAGGCGATGGTCCCGAGCTTCAGGAATACCCGTGCAACTTCGGCAAGCGATCCGGCAGCCGCCCCGGCAGAGCGTGATGCGGCCGGTTCGCGGTCGGGTGGCATCGCGGGCCCGTTCATGGAGTGCTGGTCGCCTCCTTGCCCTCGTGCGCGTGTTCAACGCGCGTGTTCAAGTTGGGGCAGAGAGCGGTTCATGGCGCCGGCGACTCCTTACCGGTGAGTACTGGTGCGACACGTGCGGTCGGCAGGCGTACCGTTCCAAGGATCAGCCACGGCTCGATGAGCACATGGATGAGGGCATGGGTGAGCCCCACCGGCGTAAGGCTCCGCCGGCCGGCGAGGTAGAGGGCGGCCAGCACCGTTCCCAGGACGAACGTGAGGATGATCCAGCTCAGTTCCGTTGCGTGACCGCCGAAGATCGGCGAGGCGAGGGTCATGGCGGAGTAGAGCATGGCGACGAGGATGCCGGCCACGATGGGACGCTTCGGTGCCGGCCGTCCCCACACGAGGTCGGCAAGCGAACGCCCCGCGTGCTGGAGCCGTGCGAGCGGCGACACCAGGACGGCGAGCTCCGCGAGGAGGAATCCGCCAAGCAGGACTGCGGTCTTGCCGCGCAGGTCGAGCGGCGCCGCGATTCGCAGTGCGAGCGGGAACAACAGGGCGAGCAGCAGGTTGTACAAGACGGTGGGTCCCATGCCGGCGACCCAGGCAAGTCCCCTTGACCGTCTCCGAACAGGTCTCGGGCGCGGGTGCCGAGCGGCTCCGGGGCCCGACCAGCTCTGGAGCATGTCTCATCCCTCCGTGACAAGCTTGGCATCCGTAGAAGTATACGCAAGGGCATGACTTCGGCGGGCCCCCGCGGGGTGTCCGCACACACCCGGAACCTGAGCCGATAGCTCAGCCGCCTCGATGAAGGGCCTGACCAACCTCAGAGCCGCAAACGTAGGGCAACCGGCTGTTCGTTCGGGGTCGCGAAGAGGCCTTTCCGCCCGGCACGACAAAGCCTTTCAGGCCGGCCGTGCGTGGCTGGCACGTAACTGCTCTGGATGGCACGGAGGTACTGCGGACCGAAGCTCTCGCTGCGCTGGGGCAACGTGGGGATGGAGCGTAAGCGTGGACCCGCTCCCTGAGTCCACTTGGGCTCGCCCCACGGACCGCGGTGGTGACGAACGGTCATCTCCGAAGCCGGGCGAGAAACACCCAATGGGCCTTGGTGGGGCCGTGGAGCCGCATCACAGGTGTGAGACGCAGCTCCCCGGCCCCGGAGCACGGTCTGCGAGACTCCACTAGACCTTGAAGACCTCCACGGCTTTCATGAGTTGCTCGGCCATGTTGGCCAGGCTGGCAGCGGAACTGGCGATCTCCTGAACTGCCGAAGACTGCTCCTCCGTGCTGGAG is from Limnochorda sp. L945t and encodes:
- the chrA gene encoding chromate efflux transporter, encoding MNGPAMPPDREPAASRSAGAAAGSLAEVARVFLKLGTIAFGGPAAHIAMMREEVVQRRKWLPEQRFVDLIGLTNLIPGPNSTEMAIHLGYLRAGWPGLVVAGLSFILPAALMVGALAAAYVAYGSTPQADWVLYGIKPVIIAIVLQALLGLGRTALDTPLAAGWAALVLALYLLGVHELVLLFGGGVAYALAKRLWERPPRGRPVALRSIGGSPVAAGLGLSSAQAAAGGGGVAATAAPLTLPGLLGVFLKVGAVLYGSGYVLLAFLRRDLVERLGWLTDRQLLDAIAVGQFTPGPVFTTATFVGYILGGLAGAILATVAIFLPSFLFVAAVHPLGVWLRRSWWTSAVLDGVNAASLALMAGVTLQLAGTALVDPLTVAVAAAALVALARFRLNSAWLIAGGALLGVLTRMLGH